A DNA window from Camelina sativa cultivar DH55 chromosome 17, Cs, whole genome shotgun sequence contains the following coding sequences:
- the LOC104756814 gene encoding glutathione S-transferase U13-like, which translates to MAQNDTVKLIGAWSSPFALRARVALHLKSVKYEYLDEPDVIKLKSELLIKSNPIHKKVPVLIHGDVSICESLNIVQYVDEVWSSDPSILPSQPYDRAYARFWAQYVDDKCFESINAAAGAKDEEGRMVAAGKLMECLGIVEETFQKSSKGLGFFGGENIGYLDIACGTLLGPISVIEVFSGVKFLQEETTPGLMKWAERFKTHEAVKPYVASVDEYVAFAKLKFPK; encoded by the exons ATGGCACAGAACGATACAGTGAAGCTGATAGGTGCTTGGTCAAGCCCTTTTGCCCTTAGGGCTAGAGTGGCTCTACACTTGAAATCTGTCAAGTACGAGTACTTAGACGAACCTGATGTTATTAAGTTAAAAAGTGAACTCCTTATCAAGTCTAACCCCATCCACAAGAAAGTCCCTGTCCTCATCCATGGTGACGTCTCCATCTGTGAATCCCTCAACATCGTTCAGTACGTCGATGAAGTTTGGTCATCTGATCCTTCCATCCTTCCGTCTCAACCTTACGATCGCGCATATGCTCGGTTCTGGGCTCAGTACGTCGACGACAAG TGTTTCGAGTCGATAAATGCGGCGGCGGGAGCAAAAGACGAGGAAGGGAGAATGGTGGCGGCGGGAAAGCTGATGGAGTGTTTGGGGATAGTAGAAGAGACGTTTCAGAAGAGCAGCAAAGGGTTAGGGTTCTTCGGAGGAGAAAACATAGGGTACCTCGACATTGCATGTGGAACACTTTTAGGTCCAATCTCCGTGATTGAGGTGTTTTCCGGCGTCAAGTTTCTCCAAGAAGAGACAACACCCGGGTTGATGAAATGGGCAGAGAGGTTCAAGACCCATGAAGCTGTTAAGCCGTACGTGGCAAGTGTCGATGAGTACGTCGCGTTCGCAAAGCTGAAGTTTCCAAAGTAA